In Archocentrus centrarchus isolate MPI-CPG fArcCen1 chromosome 16, fArcCen1, whole genome shotgun sequence, a single window of DNA contains:
- the LOC115794171 gene encoding protein MTSS 1-like isoform X8, with protein MEAVIEKECSALGGLFQTVIADMKSSYPIWEDFISKAGKLQSQLRATVVSVAAFLDAFQKVADLATNSRGGTRDIGSALTRMCMRHRSIEAKLKQFSTGFLEGLINPLQEQMEEWKRGVNTLDKDHAKEYKRARQEIKKKSSDTLKLQKKAKKGRGDIQPQLDSAMQDVSDKYILLEETEKQALRKALIEERQRFCCFVAMLRPIVDEEISMLGEVTHLQTISDDLKALTSDPHKLPPASEQVILDLKGSDYGWSYQTPPSSPSTTLSRKSSMCSSTLPQQTPARLPSISSHDSGFISSSQDQYTSSKSSSPLPAEKKACPISNSSEMSETGLLHSDCSSPSSLAATTAPQHTTDKLSNGFDHYSPGSSPYLHSNGGSLGSMSSTAFPFFPPSSSTSTSCPTRSWSRPASALLPDYPPYCTLGSPMMPSSRVPSWKDWAKPGPYDQPMVNTLRRKKDKETPAVMDSNGTMNSDNSPPSAQTSAPAPAAHQTPSQSALVQEKNRNTSAAVGAPGDIEAQDELTLALSRGLELDTQRSSRDSIQCSSGYSTQTNTPCCSEDTIPSQVSDYDYFSMAGDPESEQQQSDFDKSSTIPRNSDITQSYRRMFQAKRPASTAGLPSSQAPYPGPGAYHTGPYPSTPIHTGAYPSTPTTHYPPTPTGHGPVIVTPGVATIRRTPSSKPSARRSGSVTGAGPIPIRTPVIPVKIPTVPDMPGAVNGNRSVEEMGGREESPSSPTFGGGEDPGTLPMVSWSGQATTNPPSLSNQLIQQHLQSEIRQAGGGDESGEQEEGDMLVAIRKGVKLKRTLTNDRSAPRIA; from the exons GTGGCACAAGAGACATTGGATCAGCATTGACCAGGATGTGTATGAGACATCGCAGCATCGAGGCTAAACTCAAACAGTTCTCCAC GGGCTTCCTCGAGGGTCTGATCAACCCTCTGCAAGAACAGATGGAGGAGTGGAAAAGAGGAGTCAACACTTTGGACAAGGACCATGCAAAAG AGTACAAAAGAGCTCGGCAGGAAATTAAGAAGAAGTCCTCGGACACACTGAAACTCCagaagaaagcaaagaaag gtCGGGGTGATATCCAACCCCAGTTGGACAGCGCCATGCAGGATGTCAGTGACAAATACATTCTGCTGGAAGAGACAGAGAAGCAGGCCCTGAGGAAGGCTCTTatagaggagagacagagattttgctgttttgttgccATGCTGCGGCCTATAGTG GATGAGGAGATTTCTATGTTGGGAGAGGTTACCCACCTCCAGACCATCTCTGATGACCTCAAAGCCTTGACCTCAGACCCTCATAAGCTTCCTCCTGCTAGTGAACAG GTGATCTTGGACTTGAAGGGCTCAGACTATGGTTGGTCATATCAAACTCCGCCCTCATCCCCCAGCACCACATTGTCCAGGAAGTCTAGCATGTGCAG CTCCACGCTACCCCAGCAGACCCCAGCTCGGCTTCCTAGCATCTCCTCCCACGACTCGGGCTTCATTTCCTCATCACAAGACCAATACACATCATCCAAGTCATCCTCACCACTGCCAGCTGAAAAAAAG GCTTGTCCCATTTCCAACTCCTCTGAGATGTCAGAGACTGGGCTGCTGCACAGTGACTGCAGCTCCCCTTCTTCACTAGCTGCTACTACTGCACCTCAGCACACTACTGACAAG TTGTCCAATGGTTTCGACCACTACAGCCCAGGCAGTTCCCCGTACCTGCATAGCAACGGGGGAAGTTTGGGCTCAATGTCAAGCACTGCCTTCCCCttcttccctccttcctcctcaaCCTCCACCTCCTGCCCCACTCGTTCATGGTCACGTCCTGCATCAGCCTTGCTGCCAGACTACCCTCCCTACTGCACATTGGGTTCCCCGATGATGCCGTCATCACGAGTCCCCAGCTGGAAG GACTGGGCAAAGCCCGGGCCTTATGACCAGCCTATGGTCAACACACTACGGAGGAAGAAAGACAAGGAAACTCCAGCTGTGATGGACAGTAATGGGACTATGAACAGCGATAACAGCCCTCCCTCTGCCCAGACCTCAGCACCAGCGCCGGCTGCACATCAAACGCCAAGCCAATCAGCATTAGTGCAAGAGAAGAACAGGAATACGTCTGCAGCTGTCGGG GCTCCTGGGGATATTGAGGCCCAGGATGAATTGACTCTGGCCTTATCCAGAGGTCTGGAGCTGGACACCCAGAGGTCGAGTAGAGACTCTATCCAGTGCTCCAGTGGGTACAGCACACAGACCAACACACCCTGCTGCTCTGAAGATACTATACCATCACAAG TGTCAGACTATGACTATTTCTCAATGGCTGGAGACCCAGagtctgagcagcagcagtctgacTTTGATAAGTCCTCCACCATCCCCAGAAACAGTGATATCACTCAGTCCTACAGACGTATGTTCCAGGCCAAACGGCCAGCCTCCACAGCCGGCCTCCCCAGCAGTCAGGCTCCTTATCCAGGCCCGGGGGCCTACCACACAGGGCCTTATCCCTCCACGCCAATCCACACAGGCGCCTATCCATCTACTCCTACTACACACTATCCTCCTACCCCTACAG GCCATGGTCCAGTTATTGTCACCCCTGGAGTTGCCACAATTCGCCGCACACCTTCCTCGAAACCTTCTGCCCGTCGTTCAGGCTCTGTTACAGGTGCAGGCCCCATTCCAATTCGCACTCCTGTTATTCCCGTAAAGATCCCCACGGTGCCTGATATGCCAGGAGCTGTTAATGGGAACAGGAGCGTAGAGGAGATGGGAGGCAGAGAAGAATCTCCCAGTTCTCCAACATTTGGAGGAGGGGAGGATCCCGGCACGTTACCGATGGTGTCCTGGAGCGGTCAGGCCACAACTAACCCTCCCAGTCTATCCAACCAGCTGATCCAGCAGCACCTTCAGAGTGAGATCAGACAGGCGGGAGGTGGAGATGAGTCAGGAGAACAAGAAGAAGGAGACATGCTGGTGGCCATCCGCAAAGGGGTCAAGCTCAAGAGAACCTTGACCAACGATCGCTCTGCACCACGCATTGCATGA